The Luteitalea sp. sequence ACCGGCAAGTCGTGGGGCGGCTACAACTGGTACCAAGGGAACTTTCGGAGCCTCATTCAGGTCAACACCGACCTCCCGATTTACATCGATCGCGCCATCGACCTGGCTTGTCATGAAGGGTACCCGGGCCACCACGTCTACAACGTGCTGCTCGAAAAGGAGCTCGTGCGGGATAGGGGCTGGATCGAGGCGTCTGTCTACGCGCTCTTCAGCCCACAGTCCCTGATCGCCGAAGGCACGGCCAACTTTGGCATCGAGATCGCGTTTCCAGGAGAGGAGCGCGTGGCCTACGAAAAGGAGGTGCTCTTTCCGCTCGCCGGCCTCTCGCCCGAGAGCGCCGATCGTTACTACCAGATTGGCCGGCTCGTCGAAGAGCTGAGCTACGCAGGCAACGAAGCCGCACGCCGATACCTGGATGGACGGATCGACAAGGCCCAGGCCGTAGACTGGCTCGTGCGATATGCGATGATGCCCCGCCCCCGCGCAGAGCATCGCCTCCAGTTCTTCGACCAGTATCGAAGCTACGTCATCAACTACAACCTCGGCAAAGACCTCGTCCGCGACTACATCGTCGGGCAGGGTGGCACGGCCGATCGAGCTGAACACCGGTGGAAGCTGTTCGAACAGCTCCTCGCGTCGCCCCGACTGCCGTCCAGCCTCGACTAGGCACTCGTCTTTCGACTACCCAAGCACCCATGACTCGATTCGTCGCACTCGTACTAATCGTTGGCGGCTTAGCAGCAGCTGCCGCCTGCAGGGCCGAGAGGCCTGCTGTGGAGGAGCTCGTGATCACAGATACACAGGTCGGCAAAGGGACGGAAGCAACCAATGGCCAGCGGGTCGTCGTGCACTATACGGGCTGGCTGCACGATCCCTCGCAGCCGGACAACAAGGGCACGAAGTTCGACAGCTCCCGGGATCGGAACGAGCCGTTCGACTTCTCGCTGGGCGCGCAGCAAGTGATCCCAGGCTGGGATCAGGGTGTGGCCGGCATGAAAGTGGGCGGGCGCCGTACGTTGACCATCCCGCCCGATCTTGCTTACGGCGCCGCGGGTGCC is a genomic window containing:
- a CDS encoding FKBP-type peptidyl-prolyl cis-trans isomerase, which encodes MTRFVALVLIVGGLAAAAACRAERPAVEELVITDTQVGKGTEATNGQRVVVHYTGWLHDPSQPDNKGTKFDSSRDRNEPFDFSLGAQQVIPGWDQGVAGMKVGGRRTLTIPPDLAYGAAGAGGVIPPNATLVFEIELLDVK